The Mesorhizobium koreense genome includes a window with the following:
- a CDS encoding heme ABC transporter permease, producing MSDTTIGTGRWSDLANPTRFMALADRLVPWLGGLSAVILAVGLWASFNAPADYQQGLTVRIMYIHVPFAWLAMLCYTLMAASALGTLVWRHPLADVALKSAAPIGAAFTFLALVTGSIWGKPMWGTWWVWDARLTSVFVLFLMYLGLIALTRALGDPQKSARATAVLTLVGFINIPIIKFSVDWWNTLHQGESVFRLDGPTIAPSMLWPLMVMAVGFTFLFFTLHMAAMRTEILKRRVVTMRRLAARSADRA from the coding sequence ATGAGCGATACCACTATCGGCACTGGACGCTGGAGCGATCTCGCCAACCCGACACGGTTCATGGCGCTGGCAGATCGGCTCGTGCCATGGTTGGGCGGGCTGTCGGCCGTCATCCTCGCGGTCGGTCTGTGGGCGAGCTTCAACGCGCCTGCGGACTACCAGCAGGGCCTGACGGTCAGGATCATGTATATCCACGTGCCCTTCGCGTGGCTTGCCATGCTCTGCTACACGCTGATGGCGGCCTCGGCGCTCGGTACGCTGGTATGGCGTCATCCGCTTGCCGACGTCGCGCTGAAATCAGCGGCGCCGATCGGGGCGGCCTTTACCTTTCTGGCGCTGGTCACCGGCTCGATCTGGGGCAAGCCAATGTGGGGCACGTGGTGGGTCTGGGATGCGCGGCTCACTTCCGTCTTCGTGCTGTTCCTCATGTATCTTGGCCTGATCGCGCTGACCCGCGCGCTCGGCGATCCGCAGAAATCGGCGCGCGCCACGGCAGTCCTGACGCTTGTCGGCTTCATCAACATCCCGATCATCAAATTCTCGGTCGACTGGTGGAACACGCTGCATCAAGGCGAGTCTGTCTTCCGCCTCGACGGGCCGACCATCGCGCCGAGCATGTTGTGGCCGCTGATGGTGATGGCGGTCGGCTTCACGTTTCTTTTCTTCACGCTGCACATGGCGGCCATGCGTACGGAAATCCTCAAGCGCCGCGTCGTCACCATGCGGCGGCTCGCCGCCCGCAGCGCCGACAGGGCCTGA
- the ccmD gene encoding heme exporter protein CcmD, with the protein MDHPWFVATAYGISAIVIAGLIGWILLDGRARRRDIAALEASGVRRRSAQDKSRQA; encoded by the coding sequence ATGGACCATCCCTGGTTCGTCGCCACCGCCTACGGCATCTCGGCGATCGTGATCGCCGGCCTGATCGGGTGGATCCTGCTCGACGGTCGGGCCCGGCGGCGAGACATTGCCGCGCTCGAGGCGAGCGGTGTGCGTCGTCGCTCGGCACAGGACAAGAGCAGGCAGGCGTGA
- a CDS encoding DsbE family thiol:disulfide interchange protein — MSVENSTTKRRRSWLAILPLVVFASLAAIFFIQLRSGEDSSFVPSVLIGREAPATNLPPLAGSDLPGLASTDFKGHVTLVNVWASWCAPCREEQPLLMTLKGDPRFRLTGLNYKDKPENALRFLGEMGNPFAAIGVDENGRTAIDWGVYGVPETYLVGKDGRVLYKHVGPFTEQSITGELMPAVEKAAAGS, encoded by the coding sequence GTGAGCGTGGAGAACAGTACGACGAAAAGGCGGCGAAGCTGGCTCGCCATCCTGCCCCTTGTCGTCTTCGCGAGCCTCGCGGCGATCTTCTTCATCCAGCTCCGCTCCGGCGAAGACAGTTCGTTCGTTCCGTCCGTCCTGATCGGGCGCGAGGCGCCGGCCACGAACCTGCCACCGCTCGCCGGCAGCGATCTGCCGGGCCTCGCTTCCACCGATTTCAAGGGGCATGTCACGCTGGTCAATGTCTGGGCGTCGTGGTGCGCGCCTTGCCGCGAGGAGCAGCCGCTCCTGATGACGCTGAAGGGCGATCCGCGCTTCCGGCTCACGGGGCTGAATTACAAGGACAAGCCCGAAAATGCGCTGCGCTTCCTCGGCGAGATGGGCAATCCCTTCGCCGCCATCGGTGTCGACGAGAACGGCCGCACCGCGATCGACTGGGGCGTCTACGGCGTGCCGGAAACGTATCTCGTCGGCAAGGACGGCCGCGTCCTTTATAAGCATGTCGGGCCGTTCACCGAACAATCGATCACCGGCGAACTGATGCCGGCGGTCGAGAAGGCGGCTGCGGGCTCGTAA
- a CDS encoding DUF2332 domain-containing protein, with amino-acid sequence MNDQIAAHFEAQAKACDALGSPFTARICRAAISVLDAGTETGRRVLGWPGDPGADALSLRLVGGLHALVLSGTDEELATVYPPNEADDAKLRDTLADAIRRRDANLVRSLASPPQTNEIARSGMLLPGFLFIARKYRMPLAIHEIGSSAGLNLNFDRFHYRYGSLEWGDAGSPVQLAPEVRGNPPPLEGRLSIVSREGCDIAPVDLADPVKRLGLRSYIWAGQTGRLERLDAAIRVAMQFPVHVVAADAAMFVNKSLAGRVSDQAFVLFHSIMWQYMPGATKSAIEKSMSEAGAEATESSPAAWLRMEPLAPKARHATLSLTSWPGGETRHLADCDYHGRWIEWVAGPAQP; translated from the coding sequence ATGAACGACCAGATCGCGGCGCATTTCGAGGCGCAGGCAAAAGCGTGTGACGCGCTCGGCTCGCCCTTTACTGCACGGATATGCCGGGCTGCGATTTCTGTCCTCGATGCAGGAACGGAGACGGGAAGGCGTGTCCTCGGCTGGCCGGGAGATCCCGGTGCGGACGCCTTGTCGCTCAGGCTCGTCGGCGGCCTGCACGCGCTGGTCCTTTCAGGCACCGATGAGGAACTGGCTACCGTCTATCCGCCGAACGAGGCGGACGACGCCAAGCTTCGGGACACGCTCGCCGATGCAATCCGGAGGCGCGACGCCAACCTCGTCAGGTCCCTGGCTTCGCCGCCGCAGACCAACGAGATCGCCCGCTCGGGCATGCTGCTGCCCGGTTTCCTTTTCATCGCCCGCAAGTACCGTATGCCGCTCGCGATCCACGAAATCGGATCGAGCGCCGGGCTCAACCTCAATTTCGACCGGTTTCACTATCGCTATGGTTCGCTGGAATGGGGCGACGCCGGCTCGCCGGTGCAACTGGCGCCCGAAGTTAGAGGTAATCCGCCACCGCTCGAAGGCAGGCTTTCCATCGTAAGCCGCGAAGGCTGCGACATCGCCCCAGTCGATCTGGCCGATCCGGTGAAGCGCCTCGGCCTCAGATCTTATATCTGGGCGGGCCAAACCGGGCGGCTGGAGCGGCTCGATGCGGCGATCCGCGTCGCGATGCAATTTCCCGTCCACGTCGTTGCAGCCGATGCCGCGATGTTCGTAAACAAAAGCCTGGCCGGACGTGTGTCCGACCAGGCATTTGTGCTGTTTCACTCGATCATGTGGCAGTACATGCCGGGGGCGACGAAGTCTGCAATCGAGAAATCCATGAGCGAAGCCGGCGCGGAGGCGACCGAAAGTTCACCGGCCGCCTGGCTCCGCATGGAGCCATTGGCTCCCAAGGCCCGGCATGCGACCCTCTCGCTGACAAGCTGGCCCGGTGGAGAAACCAGGCATCTTGCCGATTGCGACTATCACGGCCGCTGGATCGAATGGGTTGCCGGCCCTGCTCAGCCGTAA
- a CDS encoding septation protein A: protein MAEPIIERAPGDPRQKKINPGLKFALEMGPLIVFFLVTYKGDWLTTLFPVLGEIGKPIFIATALFMVTSVAALAVSWILTRTLALMPLVSGVVVLFFGGLTLWLHDDTFIKMKPTLVYALFGGLLLGGLAFGKALLGYVFDQAFQLDEEGWRKLTFRWGLFFLGCAVLNEIVWRTLGHIYPPDLADKYWAGFKLFGFTALTFLFMLTQMPLIARHSPEEKPEE from the coding sequence ATGGCTGAACCCATCATCGAACGCGCACCCGGCGACCCGCGGCAGAAGAAGATCAATCCCGGCCTGAAATTCGCCCTCGAAATGGGGCCGCTCATCGTCTTCTTCCTCGTCACCTATAAGGGCGATTGGCTGACGACGCTGTTTCCGGTGCTGGGTGAAATCGGCAAGCCGATCTTCATCGCTACAGCGCTCTTCATGGTGACGAGCGTGGCCGCACTTGCCGTCTCTTGGATATTGACGCGGACGCTGGCGCTTATGCCGCTGGTGTCGGGCGTCGTCGTATTGTTCTTCGGCGGGCTCACGCTCTGGCTCCACGACGACACCTTCATCAAGATGAAGCCGACGCTGGTCTATGCGCTGTTCGGCGGCTTGCTTCTCGGCGGGCTCGCCTTCGGCAAGGCGCTTCTGGGCTATGTCTTCGACCAGGCCTTCCAGCTCGACGAGGAAGGCTGGCGCAAGCTCACCTTCCGCTGGGGCCTGTTCTTCCTCGGCTGCGCTGTACTGAACGAGATCGTCTGGCGCACGCTTGGCCACATCTATCCACCGGACCTCGCCGACAAATATTGGGCCGGCTTCAAGCTCTTCGGCTTCACCGCCCTCACTTTCCTCTTCATGCTGACGCAGATGCCGCTGATCGCGCGGCACTCGCCGGAGGAGAAACCCGAGGAATAG
- the ftsY gene encoding signal recognition particle-docking protein FtsY, whose protein sequence is MAFGFIKKVFSFGKKQVEERPAEDETLPPLNLDALEGFKGKAPEKPEPPVARDTVAEPEPAPQPVPPPEQPAPERAPEAYPIAESQPVPTPETPSEPEPGPAPEVLSEPVAEELEPARQETPGEPKPRPEAAPVPEVPAEPEQEPLPPPVVSAEPIREEPKPTPEPLTTPEVPSALESAPEAPSEPGPKKPEPAPQAAPPEPEPAPEVPPEPTPETPQPEPDDVPAVPEPPLETPGAAETPPSAAPASPRKPEGKVSVAKAVERKLEPEKTPEPAPAPRQSWFQRMRAGLSRSSRELTGNIAGIFTKRKLDEDTLQDLEDVLIRADLGVETAIRVTDALASGRYGRDISDAEVRGVMATEMEKVLAPVALPLELDLSHKPHVILVVGVNGTGKTTTIGKLAAKLTAGGLSVMLAAGDTFRAAAIEQLKIWGERTHSPVIASKLGADAAGLAYDAFEKAKEAGSDVLIIDTAGRLQNRAELMAELEKIVRVLGKLDPEAPHTVLQTVDATTGQNALNQVEIFRNIAGVNGLVLTKLDGTARGGILVAIAAKHKLPVYFIGVGEQVDDLEPFSAKEFAQAIAGVA, encoded by the coding sequence ATGGCATTCGGATTCATCAAGAAGGTCTTTTCCTTCGGCAAGAAGCAGGTCGAGGAACGCCCGGCGGAAGACGAGACGCTTCCGCCGCTCAATCTCGATGCGCTGGAAGGTTTCAAGGGCAAGGCGCCCGAGAAGCCGGAACCCCCAGTCGCCCGCGACACTGTCGCCGAGCCGGAACCTGCGCCGCAACCGGTGCCGCCTCCCGAGCAACCTGCGCCAGAGCGAGCACCCGAGGCATATCCGATAGCGGAATCGCAACCGGTTCCTACGCCTGAAACTCCGTCCGAACCCGAGCCGGGGCCAGCGCCAGAAGTGCTCTCGGAGCCTGTAGCAGAAGAGCTGGAACCCGCGCGGCAAGAGACGCCGGGCGAGCCGAAGCCGCGGCCGGAGGCTGCTCCGGTACCGGAAGTTCCCGCTGAACCGGAACAGGAACCGCTGCCTCCGCCAGTAGTATCGGCCGAGCCGATCCGCGAAGAGCCAAAGCCTACGCCGGAGCCGCTTACGACACCCGAGGTTCCGTCTGCACTGGAATCGGCACCCGAAGCGCCATCGGAGCCTGGCCCAAAGAAGCCCGAACCAGCACCGCAGGCGGCCCCTCCTGAGCCAGAGCCTGCGCCCGAGGTCCCGCCGGAGCCAACACCGGAGACGCCGCAACCCGAGCCCGACGACGTTCCGGCTGTGCCGGAGCCGCCGCTGGAAACACCGGGCGCGGCCGAGACACCTCCCTCTGCTGCACCGGCTTCACCACGCAAACCGGAAGGCAAAGTATCCGTCGCCAAGGCCGTCGAGCGGAAGCTGGAGCCCGAGAAGACTCCGGAGCCCGCTCCTGCGCCGCGCCAGTCCTGGTTCCAGCGCATGCGGGCCGGCCTGTCGCGCTCCTCGCGCGAGCTTACCGGCAACATCGCCGGTATCTTCACCAAGCGGAAACTGGACGAGGATACGCTGCAGGACCTCGAGGACGTGCTGATCCGCGCCGATCTCGGCGTCGAGACGGCGATCCGCGTCACCGACGCGCTGGCCTCGGGCCGCTATGGCCGTGATATCTCCGATGCGGAAGTACGCGGCGTCATGGCGACCGAAATGGAAAAGGTGCTGGCGCCGGTCGCGCTGCCGCTGGAACTCGACCTGTCGCACAAGCCGCATGTCATCCTCGTCGTCGGCGTCAACGGTACCGGCAAGACGACGACTATAGGCAAGCTCGCCGCCAAGCTTACCGCAGGCGGCCTTTCGGTCATGCTGGCAGCTGGCGACACGTTCCGCGCCGCTGCGATCGAGCAACTCAAGATCTGGGGTGAGCGCACGCATTCGCCGGTGATCGCCTCCAAGCTCGGCGCCGATGCCGCCGGCCTCGCCTATGACGCCTTCGAAAAAGCGAAGGAAGCCGGCAGTGACGTGCTCATCATCGACACGGCCGGCCGGTTGCAGAACAGGGCCGAGTTGATGGCGGAGCTGGAAAAGATCGTGCGCGTGCTGGGCAAGCTCGATCCGGAAGCACCCCACACCGTATTGCAGACAGTGGACGCCACGACCGGGCAGAACGCGCTCAATCAGGTCGAGATTTTCCGCAACATCGCCGGCGTCAACGGGCTGGTGTTGACCAAGCTCGACGGTACGGCACGTGGCGGTATCCTCGTCGCCATCGCCGCCAAGCACAAGCTGCCGGTCTATTTCATCGGCGTCGGCGAGCAGGTGGACGATCTGGAGCCGTTCTCGGCAAAGGAATTCGCGCAAGCAATTGCCGGCGTAGCGTGA
- the mtaB gene encoding tRNA (N(6)-L-threonylcarbamoyladenosine(37)-C(2))-methylthiotransferase MtaB, whose protein sequence is MALEIVTFGCRMNTYESEVMRREAGKAGLGELDGGAVVFNTCAVTSEAVRQAKQAIRKARRERPDARIIVTGCAAQTAPAAFAAMGEVDLVLGNEEKLAAHNYRALPDFGVNDTEKVRVNDIMSVRETASHMVDAIEGRARAFVQVQNGCDHRCTFCIIPYGRGNSRSVPMGAVVEQVKRLAGNGYAEIVLTGVDMTSYGADLPGKPRLGRLVRTILRQVSEVRRLRLSSIDSIEADEELVEAIAAEKRLMPHLHLSLQAGDDMILKRMKRRHLRADSIRFCAEIGRLRPDIVFGADMIAGFPTETEAMFENSLAIVEECGLTHLHVFPFSPREGTPAARMPQVARAVVKERAARLREAGERAYRAHLDRLIGSRQSILVEHDGIGRTEGFTVAAIDAGVPGEIVDAIIAGHDGARLIARVPAAEAA, encoded by the coding sequence ATGGCTCTCGAAATCGTCACCTTCGGCTGCCGCATGAACACCTATGAATCGGAAGTCATGCGGCGCGAGGCGGGCAAGGCCGGCCTTGGCGAGCTTGACGGCGGCGCGGTGGTCTTCAACACCTGCGCGGTGACCTCGGAGGCCGTGCGGCAGGCCAAGCAGGCGATCCGCAAGGCGCGGCGCGAACGGCCGGATGCGCGCATCATCGTGACGGGCTGCGCCGCGCAGACCGCCCCCGCCGCCTTCGCCGCCATGGGCGAGGTCGATCTGGTACTCGGCAACGAGGAAAAGCTTGCCGCGCACAATTACCGCGCTCTGCCGGATTTCGGCGTCAACGATACCGAGAAGGTCCGCGTCAACGACATCATGAGCGTAAGGGAAACCGCCTCGCATATGGTGGACGCCATAGAGGGCCGCGCCCGCGCCTTCGTGCAGGTGCAGAACGGCTGCGACCACCGCTGCACCTTCTGCATCATCCCTTACGGCCGCGGCAATTCCCGCTCCGTGCCGATGGGCGCCGTCGTCGAGCAGGTGAAGCGCCTCGCCGGCAACGGCTATGCCGAGATCGTGTTGACTGGCGTTGACATGACGAGCTACGGCGCCGATCTGCCCGGCAAGCCGCGCCTTGGCCGGCTGGTACGCACGATCCTGCGGCAAGTGTCGGAGGTTCGCCGGCTGCGCCTTTCCTCTATTGACTCCATTGAAGCCGACGAGGAACTGGTCGAGGCAATCGCCGCTGAGAAGCGGCTGATGCCGCATTTGCATCTGTCGCTGCAGGCCGGCGACGACATGATTTTGAAGCGCATGAAGCGCCGCCATCTGCGCGCCGATTCCATCCGTTTCTGCGCCGAAATAGGGCGGCTGCGTCCCGATATCGTCTTCGGCGCCGACATGATCGCCGGCTTCCCGACCGAGACGGAAGCGATGTTCGAGAACTCGCTGGCGATCGTCGAGGAATGCGGGTTGACGCATCTTCATGTCTTCCCATTCTCGCCGCGCGAGGGAACGCCGGCCGCCCGCATGCCGCAGGTGGCGCGTGCGGTCGTGAAAGAGCGCGCGGCGCGGCTGCGCGAGGCGGGCGAGCGCGCCTACCGCGCGCATCTCGACCGGCTGATCGGCAGTCGGCAATCGATCCTGGTCGAGCATGACGGCATCGGCCGCACTGAAGGTTTCACGGTGGCCGCCATCGATGCCGGCGTGCCAGGCGAAATCGTCGATGCCATCATTGCTGGCCATGACGGCGCGCGGCTGATCGCCCGTGTGCCCGCGGCCGAGGCCGCCTGA
- the dapF gene encoding diaminopimelate epimerase, which yields MEKRVEFARMNGLGNEIIVADMRGRADRIAPAAAIALNADPAMKFDQIMAIHDARTDGTDNYVSIINSDGSPAQACGNGMRCVVQALAAETGRKNFLFETVAGILDAHEHADGLISVDMGKPRFGWQEIPLAEEFRDTRMIELQVGPIDQPVLHSPSVVSMGNPHAIFWVENDVWSYALDRFGPLLENHPIFPERANISIARVTAPDAMTIRTWERGAGLTRACGSAACAAAVCGARTRRTERTVTVTVPGGPLLIEWREDDHVIMTGPAEWEFSGTLDPATGQWMRNEQGAA from the coding sequence ATGGAAAAGCGCGTCGAATTCGCCAGGATGAACGGGCTCGGCAACGAGATCATCGTCGCCGACATGCGCGGCCGCGCCGACCGCATCGCGCCGGCGGCGGCGATTGCGCTCAACGCCGATCCGGCCATGAAGTTCGACCAGATCATGGCGATCCACGACGCGCGCACCGACGGTACGGACAATTACGTCTCGATCATCAATTCGGACGGCAGCCCGGCGCAGGCCTGCGGCAACGGCATGCGCTGCGTCGTACAGGCGCTCGCCGCCGAGACCGGCCGCAAGAATTTCCTCTTCGAGACGGTCGCCGGGATCCTCGACGCGCATGAACATGCGGACGGGCTGATTTCCGTCGACATGGGCAAGCCCCGTTTCGGCTGGCAGGAAATCCCGCTTGCCGAAGAGTTCCGCGACACGCGCATGATAGAGCTTCAGGTCGGGCCGATCGACCAGCCCGTCCTGCATTCGCCCTCAGTCGTTTCGATGGGCAACCCGCATGCGATCTTCTGGGTCGAGAACGATGTCTGGTCGTACGCGCTCGACCGCTTCGGCCCGCTGCTCGAGAATCATCCGATCTTCCCCGAACGTGCCAATATCTCGATAGCGCGAGTGACGGCGCCCGACGCCATGACCATCCGCACATGGGAACGCGGCGCCGGCCTGACGCGTGCGTGCGGCTCGGCCGCCTGCGCCGCCGCCGTCTGCGGCGCACGGACGCGGCGCACGGAACGTACTGTGACGGTGACCGTACCCGGCGGCCCGCTCCTGATCGAATGGCGCGAGGACGATCATGTGATCATGACCGGCCCGGCGGAGTGGGAGTTTTCCGGCACGCTCGATCCGGCCACCGGCCAGTGGATGCGCAACGAGCAGGGCGCGGCTTGA
- a CDS encoding ABC transporter ATP-binding protein: protein MSASGKSADGALLKVSGLGAGYGGMPVLHEVSLEVRPAEIVAMVGSNGAGKTTMLRALSRVIAATGRIEFKGRDLVPMTPDEAFGSGLVQVPEGRQLFDRMTVEDNLLMGAYRRADKGGVAEDLGRMYGLFPRLGERRRQLAGSMSGGEQQMCAMARALMARPILLMIDEMSLGLAPVVVEQLMQVLAKIRDEGVTVLLVEQDVHLALSGADRGYVMETGRIVHEGAAKDLIDDPEVRRAYLGL, encoded by the coding sequence ATGAGCGCGTCAGGGAAAAGCGCCGACGGCGCGTTGCTCAAGGTTTCCGGCCTCGGCGCGGGCTATGGCGGCATGCCGGTGCTGCACGAGGTCTCGCTGGAGGTGCGCCCGGCGGAGATCGTCGCCATGGTCGGCTCCAACGGCGCCGGCAAGACCACCATGCTGCGCGCCCTGTCGCGCGTCATCGCCGCGACGGGCCGCATCGAGTTCAAGGGCCGCGACCTCGTGCCGATGACGCCGGACGAGGCGTTCGGCTCCGGCCTCGTGCAGGTGCCGGAAGGGCGCCAGCTTTTCGACCGCATGACGGTCGAGGACAATCTCCTGATGGGCGCCTATCGCCGCGCCGACAAGGGGGGCGTCGCCGAGGACCTCGGGCGGATGTACGGCCTCTTCCCGCGCCTCGGCGAGCGGAGGCGGCAGCTTGCCGGCTCCATGTCCGGCGGCGAGCAGCAGATGTGCGCCATGGCCCGCGCGCTGATGGCGCGGCCTATCCTCCTGATGATCGATGAGATGAGCCTCGGCCTCGCCCCGGTAGTGGTCGAGCAGTTGATGCAGGTGCTGGCGAAAATCCGCGACGAGGGCGTGACCGTTCTTCTGGTCGAGCAGGACGTGCATCTGGCGCTTTCCGGCGCCGACCGCGGCTATGTCATGGAGACCGGCCGCATCGTCCACGAGGGCGCCGCCAAGGATCTGATCGACGACCCCGAAGTGCGCCGCGCCTATCTTGGCCTCTGA
- a CDS encoding ABC transporter ATP-binding protein: protein MSAILEIDHVTRRFAGLIAVNDVSFTLNEGEILGVIGPNGAGKTTLVSLISGTLAPSSGDIMFGGHSIRSLPAFRRARLGIGRTFQIMRPFPGLSVLDNVAVGALFGKGEGTADLKEAREKARRHLDFVGLGRFADQRADELGGPGRKRLELAKALAMEPKLLLCDEVMAGLNHVEIDEVIDVIRKVRDSGITILVIEHVIKAIKSLSDRLLVIHHGEKIADGEPDAVLSDKTVVEAYLGKRRA from the coding sequence ATGAGCGCCATCCTGGAAATCGATCACGTCACGCGGCGCTTCGCCGGCTTGATCGCCGTCAACGATGTCAGCTTCACGCTGAACGAGGGCGAGATCCTCGGCGTCATCGGCCCGAACGGTGCCGGCAAGACCACGCTGGTGAGCCTCATCAGCGGCACGCTTGCGCCGAGTTCGGGCGACATCATGTTCGGGGGCCATTCCATCAGATCGCTGCCGGCCTTCCGCCGCGCCCGGCTCGGCATCGGCCGCACCTTCCAGATCATGCGGCCCTTCCCCGGCCTGTCGGTGCTCGACAACGTCGCCGTCGGCGCCCTTTTCGGCAAGGGCGAAGGCACAGCCGACCTCAAGGAAGCACGCGAAAAGGCACGGCGCCACCTTGATTTCGTTGGGCTCGGCCGCTTCGCCGACCAGCGCGCCGACGAGCTTGGCGGCCCGGGCCGCAAGCGGCTCGAACTCGCCAAGGCGCTGGCCATGGAGCCGAAACTTCTGCTCTGCGACGAGGTTATGGCCGGACTGAACCATGTCGAGATCGACGAGGTGATCGACGTCATCCGCAAAGTACGCGATTCCGGCATCACCATTCTCGTCATCGAACACGTCATCAAGGCCATCAAGAGCCTCTCCGACCGGTTGCTGGTGATCCATCACGGCGAGAAGATCGCCGACGGCGAGCCCGATGCGGTCCTCTCCGACAAGACGGTGGTCGAGGCATATCTGGGCAAGAGGCGGGCATGA
- a CDS encoding branched-chain amino acid ABC transporter permease, producing MSTTARIAVAVVVVAILAAVPWVGSDVIVQFGISTLLLAVLAQGWNIIGGYTGYASFGNSTFFGLGAYGVAIAMVQWNLPFWVGMIFGAVMAVAFAILLGLPVLRLKGHYFAIATLALAQVVAAIVSNIPLFGQNIGLVLPPLNNDAMFYELALALLVAATLTVAWLTRSRFGFGLIAIRENEEGAAVMGVNTTLYKVMAFALSGLFSALAGGIQAYWITFLDPASAFDISLNVKMIIMAVFGGPGTIFGPVVGAFVLSAISEVLSSEITSVAGLFFGIVVVAAVVLMPRGLADIIRHFRTSGWRYFIQNVKAHRI from the coding sequence ATGAGCACCACAGCACGCATCGCTGTCGCCGTCGTCGTCGTCGCCATCCTTGCGGCCGTGCCGTGGGTCGGTTCGGACGTGATCGTGCAGTTCGGCATTTCGACGCTTCTTCTCGCCGTGCTGGCCCAAGGTTGGAATATCATCGGCGGCTATACGGGGTACGCCTCTTTCGGCAATTCCACTTTCTTCGGCCTCGGCGCCTATGGTGTCGCCATTGCCATGGTCCAGTGGAACCTGCCCTTCTGGGTCGGTATGATCTTCGGCGCCGTCATGGCCGTGGCCTTCGCCATCCTGCTCGGCCTCCCCGTGCTTCGGCTGAAAGGCCACTATTTCGCCATCGCCACGCTGGCGCTGGCGCAGGTGGTGGCCGCGATCGTTTCCAATATCCCGCTCTTCGGTCAGAATATCGGACTGGTGCTACCGCCGCTCAACAACGATGCGATGTTCTACGAACTGGCGCTCGCCCTTCTGGTGGCGGCCACGCTCACCGTCGCATGGCTGACCAGAAGCCGCTTCGGCTTCGGCCTCATCGCCATCCGCGAGAATGAGGAGGGCGCGGCCGTGATGGGCGTCAACACGACGCTCTACAAGGTGATGGCGTTCGCGCTTTCAGGCCTCTTTTCCGCGCTTGCCGGCGGCATCCAGGCCTACTGGATCACCTTCCTCGACCCGGCCAGCGCCTTCGACATCAGCCTGAACGTCAAGATGATCATCATGGCCGTGTTCGGCGGGCCGGGCACTATATTCGGTCCGGTCGTCGGCGCGTTCGTGCTTTCGGCCATCTCCGAAGTGCTTTCCAGCGAGATCACCAGCGTCGCCGGACTGTTCTTCGGCATCGTCGTGGTGGCCGCAGTCGTATTGATGCCGCGCGGCCTCGCCGACATAATCCGCCACTTCCGCACCTCCGGCTGGCGCTATTTCATCCAGAACGTCAAGGCGCACCGCATATGA
- a CDS encoding branched-chain amino acid ABC transporter permease, with protein MDLLAQVLINGILLGGLYAIMALGLALVWGVLNIVNLAHGAFIMLGAYLAWHLYVYLGIDPFLGLPITAIVMFGVGYAVQRGILNLVVRAPMFNTLLITFGMEVVLTYLAQLAFSADFRTINPSYAGTNVALGPVVIPTVRLAAFGVAIALTVAMWLFLLRTKLGRAIRATAQNLVAARLYGVEPRHLYAMTFGIGIGLAGVAGGLYGTVSQINPYIGATLTAKCFAIAIIGGLDNPLGVIVGGLVLGIIESLAILYIGATFGDVASFGVLVLVLIIRPSGLLGRTA; from the coding sequence TTGGATCTGCTCGCGCAAGTCCTGATCAACGGCATCCTTCTGGGCGGGCTCTACGCGATCATGGCGCTGGGGCTTGCGCTCGTCTGGGGCGTCCTCAACATCGTCAACCTGGCCCACGGCGCCTTCATCATGTTGGGCGCCTATCTCGCCTGGCATCTCTATGTCTATCTCGGCATCGACCCGTTCCTCGGCCTGCCGATCACGGCGATCGTCATGTTCGGTGTCGGCTATGCAGTGCAGCGGGGAATACTGAACCTCGTCGTGCGCGCGCCGATGTTCAACACGCTGCTCATCACCTTCGGCATGGAGGTCGTGCTGACCTATCTGGCGCAACTCGCCTTCTCCGCCGATTTCCGCACCATCAACCCCTCCTACGCGGGCACCAATGTCGCGCTCGGCCCGGTCGTCATCCCGACCGTGCGGCTTGCGGCCTTCGGTGTCGCCATCGCGCTGACAGTCGCTATGTGGCTGTTTCTGCTGAGGACGAAGCTCGGTCGCGCCATCCGCGCGACCGCGCAGAACCTTGTCGCGGCCCGGCTCTACGGCGTCGAACCCCGGCACCTCTACGCTATGACGTTCGGCATCGGCATCGGGCTTGCCGGTGTCGCGGGCGGACTCTACGGCACGGTTTCGCAGATCAACCCCTATATCGGTGCGACGCTGACGGCGAAATGCTTCGCCATCGCCATCATCGGCGGCCTCGACAACCCGCTCGGCGTGATCGTCGGCGGTCTGGTGCTCGGCATCATCGAATCGCTCGCCATCCTCTATATCGGCGCCACCTTCGGCGACGTGGCGAGCTTCGGCGTGCTGGTTCTGGTACTCATCATCCGGCCGAGCGGCCTTCTCGGGAGGACGGCATGA